The following is a genomic window from Serratia ficaria.
GACCTTCTGCACCATTACCGACAGCCTGTTGATGGCGCGCCGCCTGTTCCCGGGCAAGCGCAACAACCTCGACGCCCTGTGCGGCCGCTATGAGATAGACAACAGCAAGCGTACGCTGCACGGCGCATTGCTCGATGCCGAGATCCTGGCGGAAGTCTATCTGGCGATGACCGGCGGCCAGACATCGATGGCGTTTCAGATGGAGGGCGACACCCAGCAGACCGACTCCGCCCAGGATATCCAGCGCATCGTTCGCCCGGCGACCGCCATGAAGGTGGTTTACGCCAGCGATGAAGAAGTGCAGGCCCATGAGGCGCGTCTGGATCTGGTGGCGAAAAAGGGCGGCAGCTGCCTGTGGCGCGCGGAAGCGGCCGAATAATCGCTCGCGGCGCGCCGTCGCTGAAAAAC
Proteins encoded in this region:
- the dnaQ gene encoding DNA polymerase III subunit epsilon, with the protein product MSTTTTRQIVLDTETTGMNKLGVHYEGHRIIEIGAVEVINRRLTGRHYHVYVKPDRLVDPEAYGVHGISDEFLADKPTFDQIADEFLDFIRGGELVIHNATFDIGFMDHEFRMLQQGIPKTETFCTITDSLLMARRLFPGKRNNLDALCGRYEIDNSKRTLHGALLDAEILAEVYLAMTGGQTSMAFQMEGDTQQTDSAQDIQRIVRPATAMKVVYASDEEVQAHEARLDLVAKKGGSCLWRAEAAE